AATTTATCATAGATATGGTTAATATGATTAGAGACGGTTCTTTTACTAATTCCTTCATTGTCAGCTATTTCAAGAATTGTCTCGCCCTGCCATAACCTTCTTAATATAGCTACTTCTTTTTTAGTCAGTAATTCATATATCCTATCTTGGTATTTCAAGACTGCATTACTTCCAGTAGTAAACCTTTCGCTAAAGTATTCTCTTCCAGAATAGACCCCTTTTACAACTTTTAGTAATTCTTTTACCCCTAATGATTTATCGAAAAAGCCTGACGCTCCAATCTGCTTAGCTTGGAATTCATAAGCTGGGCCAGTGTTACCAGTTATTATAATAATTTTTAAAGAAGGATCTTCTTCTAATAACTCTTTTGCAATAGTTAAGCCTTTTTCGTCAGATACTTCACCGAAATTTAAATCTAGTAGAATTATATCGTATTCTTTATAAGTCGAAGCCTGCAAGTTATCTGGACTATTTATAACATCAACTACAGCTACTTCATCATCTAATTCTAGTAACATCTTAAGACTTTCTGTAAGCATCTTATGATCATCGATTAATAAAATATTCATTAGCAACCTCCTTGTCAATCAGCAGTTCAATCAATACATTATATTTATTATTTATGGTCTCAACTTGAAAACTTCCACCTAGTAATGCAACTTTTGCCTCTAGTAGACTCTGCCCTTTTTTAGTACTTTTTGATATAGTATTTTGACTATAGGAATTACTTGCTGTAATTTCTACTAGGTTATTATCTATTGATATAATTATTTCAATATCATTTTTACTTGCATATTTTACAGCATTAGTTGCTAGTTCTTCTAGTATGCGGTAGATTAAGCGGTCATATGGAGCTAGTAAAATATTACTATTACCTACAAGCTCGAACATAATACGCTTATCAGAATCAAGCCTATCACAAACTGTATATACTAAATTCTCGTAGTTCTCCCTTACGCTTAGTCTATCAGAATACCCATCACTATATTTATCTAGCCTATTTCTTATTATTCTTATAAGATTATCGGCTGATTTATCAATCTTATCTTTTACATCAACTTGATCAGAGAATTCATTTAAATTCTTGATTACAACTATATCTTGCAGAACCTCGTTATGTAGAAAATCTGAAAATTCATCCTTTTCATCATTACTATTTACAACTAATTCAAGCGCATTAATCGGCTTTAGAAGCGAGAAATCATCATTTATAATAGCACTCTCAATTAAGCCTCTCATTATAGTAACTGCAAAAGAAAAAGCCCACAGTAAAAGATTAAACACAACAAAAACCTCAACCGCTTCCCACTTTACAACAGCTCCAACTACAATTAAAACTAGAAATAAGCCTATACCTAATAAGCTTAAAGCTAATTGAAAACGCCTTTGAAAAGCTGTGAATTTACGCTTAAATACCCCACTTACAATTCGTGCTTGTAAGAATAAAACAATTGAAGTAGGATACATAACATCAGAGATATTCTCAAACTTAGGCGAGTCTAAAATAGGGAAAAATTCGGTCCCAAAAATAACTATCAACATATCAAATAAATTCAAACAGATCAGTATCCCTAACTCTATTCTCTGCTGTTTAAGTAAAGTTCTTATGTGTTTTCGATATATTAGACTAACTAGTAAAAAAGAAGCTCCCATTATAATTCGATAATTTAAATATAGAGAAAATATATTATCTAGAAATGGTGGCTCTAATGGAATCATTAAACATAACACACAAACTACAACTGTTAATATATTAATAAATCTATTATATTTACTCATAAATTCAGTCTTACCGCGAAATACAATATGCATAGTTGATTCAAATAACGCCCAATAAAGTAAGGCAACAAAAACTAAACCGTAAGGATTGGCAGAAATGATAAAGACCGTCCCCACCGCGATAATTACAAATAACCAACCAATATAGAATAAATTACTTTCCTTTTCATCACTTATTATAAAAGTCAAATATGCAAACATAAATAACAAGCTTATTATTAATAGCCCTATTCTATTAGAATAATAAGCATGTTCAGTAACATAAGTTTTAAAGTTATATACACTTAGGATAATTGTCGCAAAGTGAATTAGACTAACAATTAATAAGTTAATAAATTTATTTTCTAATAAGTATTTTTGTAGTTTTTGAAATTTCATAGACTTGCTCCTTGTTCACTAATTAATCTAATTTAACTCCTTATAACCCCTAAGTACAAGTTTAATACCAATCCCAAATCAAAATGATTCTTTTGCCTTGGGATATATTGGTTTTAATATAATCGCTTCATCTGTTTTGTACGATAGACATATTACCACAGTCACTTTAATTACTTAGCTAATAGTGAAAGTTAATAGCGATATTCAAACGCCGTGGCAGCAGGATGACCTGACACACATTAAGCCGTTCGAGCACAGCGAGTTATGGATTGAGTAGTCAGGCAAGTCCGAAATATCCTTGCAAGCGCCAGCGCAGCAAGATATGTAGGCGTACCGCCACAGCGTCTTGAATTCGATATTAACTGGAACTACGGTATCTTAATTGTATAATTTTTTAAGTTGATTACAGTTATAGATCCAATTGCTTTAATACAAGTTTAACCTAGTAGATAATTACCTACTAGGTTAATAAACTTTATATTCTTTTTGACATTTCTGACTTTAGTGTGCGCTTAGCTAGGCTGTTTGTTATTACTATATAAACAATTAATAATAATATAACTAGCGATAACGCTGTCCACTTAATAGGAATAATCAACTTCATCTGCTCTTCTAGAAGCCTTATAACCAAATTAGTTCCAACATAAGCAAATGGTATAGCTAGTATCATTGGAGCTATAAAGTACATAAGAATCTGTCTAGATACCAACTTCCCAGCTTGTTTAGGTGTTGTACCAAGGGATTTAAGTACAGAAAAGTCATCTGCTTGTTCAGTTATTTCACTAGTTGATTGAATTGATAGGATACTTAGTGATATTATGATAATTACAATATCTAGATATAACATTATAAAGACTATGACACCGTTAAAGCCATAAGTTACATCAGAAAGTTCCTTCTTACTGTAACTCATATATTCCCACCATAAACCAGTTTCACCTAAATGAGCTGCATGTTCTTCTTCTAAATCATTTAGCTTTTCTGATAAGGCTGTAACATCAACGTCACCTGTAAATTTAGTAATATATATATTACTTGTAGATGGTAACATCTCACAGATTTCATCATTTACAATAAGAGTACCTCTATCATTTCCCCCTGGTGGAATTATTGTAAAGGTTGAATCTCTATAAGCATTTTCACTAGCTGTTAATTTAACACCAGCCAAGGTAAGTTCGCCTTTATTTTTCAAGAAATCTTTGGCTTGTTTTTCAGTTCCTTCGTGGTTACAATTAATCATAAATTCGTTTGATCCTAAATGAACTTCTTCACTACCTTGTAAACGCATTGCTTTATTGTAGTCAGATACTTTAATTACCTCTACTGGCTTTTGACCCAAGCCTTCATCAGCTCTTATAAGATCACTACAATCAATAATATCTTCATATACTATATCTGCTTCATAAGCAGTTAACTGTTCGCCGTTTCCTAGTTCTTCAGCAGTAAGACCTTCTTCTATAAGAACTTGTTTTATATCAGCACTTTCGTATCTTTGTCCTAAATCATCAACTAGATTTTGAATAACCATAAAATCATAAGGTCCTGCACCATCAATTGCTTTATTAGTTGCTTTTAAACTACTTTCAGATGCTAAAGCTAGTATAATTGATACTCCAAGCGATAGAGAAAGTAGTGCCATCGCTTGAATATTTTTACCTAAGTTTCTAGATACCTGTCTAAGAGTTAAGGTATTATAGCCTTTATAATAGAATTTTTTATTCTTCTTGGATAAGTTTATTAAAGCATGCGATAATGAGTAGTAGAATAATAATACCGCTACTATTAAAGCAAATAAAACTTTTGTACCATGGTCTTTGATTATTACTTTTAAATTATCACTTCTTACAAAGAACAATACTAGTAATAATAGAACAATTGATACAGTAAATAAGATCCCATCTAAACGACCTGAGTTTGCTATAATAACTGACTCTTCATCTCGGTCTGATAAGAAGCTTATGATTCTTATCTTTCTAAGCTTTCTCCAAGTTAGAAATGCACTAACTAATACAACCCCAACAAATACCCAAAATACTTGTAATACTGTTTCACCTGAGAAATAAAATAAAGTTTTATCGTATTCTATACTAAATAATTTCTTAGCTAGAAGTGTTAGACCCGCTGAGAAAACTTGTCCTAATAATAAACCTGATATAAGAGCCAAGCAATTTACTAAGCCAGTTTCATAAGATAGAATCGCACCAATTTTTGAATTTCTCATACCAAGCGATGAATATAAGCCTAACTCGCGTTGCCTTCTTCTCATTACGAAATCTGATACATATAGTACTAATAAAGCTAGCAATATAAGTACAAAAGCTGAAGCAAGTGGCATATATTGATTCAATATTCTATTAATTAAATCTTGTGCCCCACTTAATTCATTAAACATTGGGTGTTTTAAAACACCAGTAAAAGAATATATTAAACCATATATAATAGTTAAGGTCATAAAATAAACAAGATAGGTACTGCGGTTTCTTTTTACGTTTTTATAAGCTAATCGTAAATGCACAACTTACACCTCACTTGCTTGAACATGATCATAAATTTCATCTAGATATGATTTAGGTGATTGGCCATTCAAACGAATTATTTCTCTACCAATAACTCCGTCTTTTAAGAAAATAACCCTATCACCATATCTAGCTGCTAGTGGATCGTGAGTTACCATAATAATTGTAGTATTAAAGTTAGCATTTAATTCTACAAAAAACTCCATCAAATTATCAGAGTTAGCAGAATCAAGTGCCCCAGTTGGCTCATCAGCAATTAAGATATCAGTACCACTGATAATAGCTCTAACCGTTGCAACTCTTTGTTTTTGACCACCTGATAATTGATCAGGAAAGGCATCAATATATTCTAGGATATTTAGCCTATCCATAAGTTTTCTTATTGAATGCTCTTTTTCTCTAACATCTTCTCCTCTAATCTGAAGTGGTAGGATAATATTTTCATAAACAGTCAAACTACTAACTAAGTTATATGACTGGAAAATATAAGAAATATGTTCTGCTCTAAAGTCTGCTAATTCATTATCAGACATTGCTGTTAGATCTGCTCCTGCAAATAGAACTCGTCCATGACTAGGCGGTTCTATCATTGATAAGCAGTTTAGTAAAGTAGTCTTACCACTACCACTAGAACCCATAATAATTAAGAAATCTCCACGATTCACCTGTAAATCGATATTAGATAGAACTTGTAGTTCTTTATCGCCTTGTTGATAATTCTTAGAAATATTATTTGCAACTAAAAGTAATTCATTTGTTCTTCTTCTCATCTATTTTCTCCCTTCTTACTTACGTTTCTTAACTAACTTGTTGTAACCAAAGATAAGTAAACCAATACATACAACTCCAATTAGTGTTGGCACCCAGAAGTCCTTTACACTTTGTAGTGCATTTTCCCAGTTCACATTTCCAAAATCTTTTACTTTTAACATTAAATTCATTTCATACATCTCCTTATTTCTCTTTATACTTAAATGATATATTTTCTCCTGATGACAAAAATGAGTAATTAGTGCAAAGCTTTCTAAATCCCAAATTTCTGAGTTTTTTGTAAGCTACAGATCAAGAAACAGAAAACGTCTTCTATATCAACGTTTTTTAGATTCATTGCAATTTATATAGCTCATAAACTTTATACGCTACATAAATATCTGTTTTTCTATATTTATTTTCATAAAGCTTATGTGCTAACGAAACCAAATTTCAAACTCCTAGCGCCGCATTTTTAGGATGACCTGGCACACATCGAATCGTTGCAGCTTTGCTGCTTACGAGTCGAGTAGCCAGGCAAGCCTGAAAACTTCGGAGAAGGTTGAAGGCGTGCTAACGCAGCGCTAGGAGTTTGAAATTTGGTTTAGTATGCACAAATGCTGTAGCCTATAATAAAGTACAGGAATTTAGGTTTAAAGAAATAAACACTTAAAAGTCGTACGGGATGGAGTGAATCTTCCTGTGCGGCTTTTATTGTAGGTTGGCCTTAGTGCGTATGTGTTTGAAAAGAGAAATTGTTGGCTAAGTAAAGCGGTAATACATATATCTTTGCGGTAGGTTTATTAAATCTACATAATCCAAAAACACGCGCAAGGCATCCCACCAAAAGGGGACCTTGCGCGTGTTGCTCGGTTTTAAGCTGAAGTGCTTAGTTAATTAAAGCATTGATTTCGTCTTGGGTTGCAGGAACTTCTGTTGCAACGTCTCCGCCATTTAAGACTGTGTCGCGTAGATCAATTAATAATTGCTCTGCGTTTAGACCAGAATCTCCAGGGAATGGTGCCCATGGAACCATGTATTGCAGTGAGTTATAGGCAGCAGAGAAGATTGGGTCTTCTGTAAGTACAGTCGCAAGATCAGCGTTTTCAGTCGCATCCTTTGTTGCTGGTACGTAACCAGTTCCTTCTGACCATAAGGCAACATTATTTGGTTCGTACAAGTATTTGATGAATTTCATAGCTGCTTCTTGTTGTTCTGGTTCTTGAGCAGTAACGACAAGCATAGATCCACCTGCAGGTAATTTCTGTTCGTGACCTTCGAAAGCAGGAGATTCTACAGCAACGGCTTCAAATTGTCCGTTTGACGTAACGTTGGTACGTTGTGCAATAGTCATGTGAGCCATACCAACTTCACCAGAGATAAATGCTTGTTGACCTTGGTCGTTAGGTACGTGTAGGGCGCTACCTTCATTAACCATGTCTTGGTAGAATTGGTAAGTTGCTTGACCTTGCTCATCAGCAAAAGCAGCTTGACCATCTTTAAGAATTTGCGAACCGTTAGATTCAATCATCGCTTGAATGTTCCAGTTATCCGCATGTTCGGCGATGTATAAGCCTTCATAATCGGTGTTTTCCACGATTTGATTAGCAGCTTCGCGAACAGCTTCCCACGTAGTTAAGCTTTCAGCATCTACGCCTGCTTCATTTAAGATATCCATGTTCAAGTAAAGTACAGGAACTGATAGTGAATAAGGTAAACCAACTTGTGAGCCTTCGTTGCTCGTTGCTAGTGCAAAGATGTTATCTTCGAATTTATCAGTTAAGTAGTTAGCATCATCTGGGAATGAAGCAACGATAATATCTTGAGGTTGTGTGAAGGCAAAGTTATTGGCGAAATATTCGCGGTAAGACCAGCCGATTTGAACTAAAGCAGGAGTGTTACCAGCAGCTGCTTGTGTTTGCAGGTTTTGCATTAAACCTTGATACATACCCTCATTGTAAACTGCGCGAACTTCTACTTCGTCTTGAGAAGCATTGAATTCTTCAACCAATTGGTTAACAGCTTGACCACCTTGAGTATCTGCATTTGGATGCCAATATTCGATTTGTACTTTATCTTGCGCGCTAGCGATAGGTGCTGTAGCAGGCATAACCGCTCCAGCTAATGCTAAAGCCGCTGCAGCAACTTTAATAAATTTCTTCATATAAATCCTCCTATTTTTAGCGAAATGCTTTTATATATGCGACGACGTCTGCAATCCCATGGAAATCCTTG
This region of Suicoccus acidiformans genomic DNA includes:
- a CDS encoding ABC transporter ATP-binding protein; translation: MRRRTNELLLVANNISKNYQQGDKELQVLSNIDLQVNRGDFLIIMGSSGSGKTTLLNCLSMIEPPSHGRVLFAGADLTAMSDNELADFRAEHISYIFQSYNLVSSLTVYENIILPLQIRGEDVREKEHSIRKLMDRLNILEYIDAFPDQLSGGQKQRVATVRAIISGTDILIADEPTGALDSANSDNLMEFFVELNANFNTTIIMVTHDPLAARYGDRVIFLKDGVIGREIIRLNGQSPKSYLDEIYDHVQASEV
- a CDS encoding response regulator transcription factor, encoding MNILLIDDHKMLTESLKMLLELDDEVAVVDVINSPDNLQASTYKEYDIILLDLNFGEVSDEKGLTIAKELLEEDPSLKIIIITGNTGPAYEFQAKQIGASGFFDKSLGVKELLKVVKGVYSGREYFSERFTTGSNAVLKYQDRIYELLTKKEVAILRRLWQGETILEIADNEGISKRTVSNHINHIYDKLDVQSREQAIRLASQLGYFDPE
- a CDS encoding ABC transporter permease, with the protein product MHLRLAYKNVKRNRSTYLVYFMTLTIIYGLIYSFTGVLKHPMFNELSGAQDLINRILNQYMPLASAFVLILLALLVLYVSDFVMRRRQRELGLYSSLGMRNSKIGAILSYETGLVNCLALISGLLLGQVFSAGLTLLAKKLFSIEYDKTLFYFSGETVLQVFWVFVGVVLVSAFLTWRKLRKIRIISFLSDRDEESVIIANSGRLDGILFTVSIVLLLLVLFFVRSDNLKVIIKDHGTKVLFALIVAVLLFYYSLSHALINLSKKNKKFYYKGYNTLTLRQVSRNLGKNIQAMALLSLSLGVSIILALASESSLKATNKAIDGAGPYDFMVIQNLVDDLGQRYESADIKQVLIEEGLTAEELGNGEQLTAYEADIVYEDIIDCSDLIRADEGLGQKPVEVIKVSDYNKAMRLQGSEEVHLGSNEFMINCNHEGTEKQAKDFLKNKGELTLAGVKLTASENAYRDSTFTIIPPGGNDRGTLIVNDEICEMLPSTSNIYITKFTGDVDVTALSEKLNDLEEEHAAHLGETGLWWEYMSYSKKELSDVTYGFNGVIVFIMLYLDIVIIIISLSILSIQSTSEITEQADDFSVLKSLGTTPKQAGKLVSRQILMYFIAPMILAIPFAYVGTNLVIRLLEEQMKLIIPIKWTALSLVILLLIVYIVITNSLAKRTLKSEMSKRI
- a CDS encoding sensor histidine kinase, with the translated sequence MKFQKLQKYLLENKFINLLIVSLIHFATIILSVYNFKTYVTEHAYYSNRIGLLIISLLFMFAYLTFIISDEKESNLFYIGWLFVIIAVGTVFIISANPYGLVFVALLYWALFESTMHIVFRGKTEFMSKYNRFINILTVVVCVLCLMIPLEPPFLDNIFSLYLNYRIIMGASFLLVSLIYRKHIRTLLKQQRIELGILICLNLFDMLIVIFGTEFFPILDSPKFENISDVMYPTSIVLFLQARIVSGVFKRKFTAFQRRFQLALSLLGIGLFLVLIVVGAVVKWEAVEVFVVFNLLLWAFSFAVTIMRGLIESAIINDDFSLLKPINALELVVNSNDEKDEFSDFLHNEVLQDIVVIKNLNEFSDQVDVKDKIDKSADNLIRIIRNRLDKYSDGYSDRLSVRENYENLVYTVCDRLDSDKRIMFELVGNSNILLAPYDRLIYRILEELATNAVKYASKNDIEIIISIDNNLVEITASNSYSQNTISKSTKKGQSLLEAKVALLGGSFQVETINNKYNVLIELLIDKEVANEYFINR
- a CDS encoding ABC transporter substrate-binding protein yields the protein MKKFIKVAAAALALAGAVMPATAPIASAQDKVQIEYWHPNADTQGGQAVNQLVEEFNASQDEVEVRAVYNEGMYQGLMQNLQTQAAAGNTPALVQIGWSYREYFANNFAFTQPQDIIVASFPDDANYLTDKFEDNIFALATSNEGSQVGLPYSLSVPVLYLNMDILNEAGVDAESLTTWEAVREAANQIVENTDYEGLYIAEHADNWNIQAMIESNGSQILKDGQAAFADEQGQATYQFYQDMVNEGSALHVPNDQGQQAFISGEVGMAHMTIAQRTNVTSNGQFEAVAVESPAFEGHEQKLPAGGSMLVVTAQEPEQQEAAMKFIKYLYEPNNVALWSEGTGYVPATKDATENADLATVLTEDPIFSAAYNSLQYMVPWAPFPGDSGLNAEQLLIDLRDTVLNGGDVATEVPATQDEINALIN